The sequence GGACAGCTTTTATGAAAGAACGGAAATAAAATGCACCATTCTCACCTCTCGTAAAAATACAGCACTGGAAAAATATGAGGGCTGGCTCTTGGTACAGTTAACACATTAGCTAACTACGATGGTAGCTCAATGTTAGCCTTTAAatcacagtaaaaaaaagtacaaaagagaaacaggaaaaaagcaAAGGAGTGGAAGTGCACCTGGAAAACATTGCACTGTACGCTtgatttctttttgtaaaaCAGGAATTTCCACGGAATTGAAGTGAGTTAATATGAGCTAATGACTTACAGGGCCTGACTGGGTTCTCTCTGAGTCAATTGAAATGTTGAAATGACCGAGCAAAGTATCAAATTATCTTAATTAAAAGGTAGGTAGGCTAAAGAAAAAGACATCAGCAATGACAGCAGTGGAATAATGACGAGAGCCCAAATGGTATGCAGTTAAATATCCTATTATTATACAACCACAGACTGttttaacctctctctctctctctctctctctctctctctctctctgaggcagGTTCATGATGCTGAGTCTGGAATTTGACCACAGTTGTCAATATGACTATGTAGAAGTCAGAGATGGTGACAGTATAAACTCTCAAGTGATCGGTCGATTCTGTGGAAATGAACGCCCCCCTCCCATCCACAGCACGGGCAATTCCCTGCACATTCTGTTTGTTTCTGATGGCTACAAGAACTTTGATGGGTTGTTTGCCATCTTTCAGGAGAACTCAGGTAAGACAGAGTGTAAATACTACAAGAGTTCACAGCATATATGGGTATTTAAATTGAGGTGTATTATAATCTAAATAACAACTACATGTCATCAGCTAAAACCCCATATGCAGAAATAATTACATTGATTATTTTAGAGATCTTCTTACATTAAAGCCATCATTTTcagcatcattttttttttttataattgaaAACTGTAGCATGCACCTCCTCCCCATGTCTACATGATGGCACATGTATATTGGACTCTTCTCACTCCTATCATTGTGCATGTCTGGCTGGTTACACAGGCAAGAGATGTGAATATGGTGAGTGATGCTTCAGCTCTGCATACATTACCTCTATAGACACAGTCatctccagaattattggcacccttcttAAAGACCTCAGTGCAGACTCTGTCCAGCTCTCACTCTATCagattgtgtgtttgaatcccCATGATGCCCCGGCCATGCTCTCTGTGAGAGAGGGATGCCATATCCTCTCCTCTTTCTGTGAGTTCATGTACATGGAAGAGAGTGGAGATCCATTTCTTCTGATTATGTTATGCAGTATGAGtagctgttttaaaaaaagatgctGATGACTAACTTCACATGTCTCACAGTATGCACATCTTTACTGTCACCATCTCAGTTTGGTAGTTGCCGTATGACAGAGAAGAGTTGGAATTGGCTAGGActtactggggaaaaaaaaatctccactaCTCTGATGTAGACTTCCCTCATTAGCTCACCTGAGAGGTTTTCAGCTGGGTTTAAAGTCAGGGAGAATGGATTGCAAAAGCATGATTCTAGAAAAATCATCAAGTCAGCATTTTTTTCCCTGATGAATGTAGACATGTTTTTGTATCTCTGCACTTTTCTACACATGAGCCAGTAGCTTTTTGGCAGAGAGAGCTAGATCTTTCACTATACTTTAAAGAAGGGATCCTTCTTTTTATGCACAGCCTTCTTTGAGTGAGTGTTAGTTGCCAAAATGTGTCCCTACAACCTGCCTTCAGTAGTGTCTCACAAACCCCAGGCATGTATGTTTGTGGTTTCTGCTTTCATGCCTTCCAAACAGTTTGCTGGCATGGAGGCAGCTTGTAATTGTTGACCCCAAAATCTTTTGCAAGATTCACAGAGGAAACACTGCAATCTTTTTCACTGTGAGGGCAAAATATACTTACATCATTTCCCAGGAAAGCTCAGCTGAACGCTACAGTtgttaattatttctttaataactTATTTTTACTCATGCATGTAGCCATTTTTCAACCCATTTATTAGGGTCAACCCACATCTGtctcattttatttgtgtattctTTTATATTCTCCATGGTGATGAATGACTGAAGGAATCTGGCCTTAGAGTTTTACAATAAGTGTAAAATAAGTATTATGCAGAAACAAACAGAGAATTTCAGCATACTACATTTTCAACACACGTCACATTTTAACGTAtttaatatctttatttttaaaacatattttgttTCAAAGACCTCATTTTAATAGTCCTAACTGAGCCTGAAATATAAGTGAACCAAgaggtgtttattattaaaggtTTAATGAACTGAAACATGTTAGAaaatgaatgtattttattgGAACAATCTATGTAACTGTAAAAAGGCCAACATTTTTATTACTCTAATTAGGCACTTGTGGCACACCATATATTTAGGTTTTATAGTTAATCCTAGTTCTGCGTCTGCGTCTTTTATCCTTAGGTTTAACGTCTTTACCATCCAAATGCACCTGCCTTTAATAAAACACGCATTTAGAGTCTCATCAGGATCAGACAGTGAGCTGTTTAATAAGATCCATAAGGATTTAGGTTTCCTTTTTTAATTGCCGTTCTTTCGTTTTGTCTGGTCTGTAGCAATAATGCTATTTATACTGGAATAAATGAGGCATATAGAAGTCAGAGGCACTCATCTTTAACTGGCAGTATAGCATTTTATTGATCTTTTATATACGTTACACTGCAGTGGAAAATTAAAGTTCGACAGTAAATTACTTTTGCGACACTGTATGTTGTGTACACAGTGCATTTTTGTGTGAACGTAATTCCAGGGAAAAAGCCACTGTGACTTTTCTAGACCACCCTCCGCTCTCTCCTTtgggtttttctctctctccatcatgctcatatgtttgtgtgtttggatgCTACCATATGTTTCCATTTCCTCGCTATTACAATACCCACAGCTCCTGTGAACACTGAATGGCCAATgaaaaatgtttctgcttttttttcccttttatatTTTGGGTCTGCTGGTTTCATTTTCATGATTAAATGTGTTGCTATAAAGCTAATAGCAAAACAAACCCTCCCTTTAAAAAGAGCCAACTTTTTCCATGCCTGTAAAATCTGTAGGAGGAATTACATACTACACTGTGACTACATATATCCCTGAGATATATACACTAGACTACTAGGCATATGCATCGAGTGCCATTTTAAAGCTTCGCTGCACTTTAGAAAACATGTGGGCTTTAACGTGTACTCTTAATCAGGGCAAGGACGTGACAATTACAAATTCCACTTGTGACATGATTTACATGCTCATATGTTCATGTGATGCACATGATTTCATATACACAACCAGGCTTCACTTGTTGCATATCAGTAAATAGTTTGCAGAAACCATGAGAGCATTCCCGACAATCAGTGCCTGCATTGTTTAGAGAGTGTGAAGGAAAGCTTGAGGCTACAGTTAAGGTCGTGGCCGAGTTTAAGTTTGGATTTGGATTTGGACCGTGTGCGCTGTGGTTGGGATGACATTCATTTTATCACCTCACCACAAGAACAGCTTTGCAGAGCATTTTAACAGGGTGGGTTGCTCTCCGACTGGCTTGGCTTTCCAAACTGGATATCcaattgcatttttttcccaattttaaagggaggagaagaaggaaacAGAGGATCATGGAGAGAGTGAACTGAACTAAGGGAGGATTCCTTTAATGCTGTGAATATTAGAATGAAATAGATCTGGAAAAGGTGTTAGGTTCATCAGATACACAACAGCATGGCATGGTAATTAGCTTGATAATGAGCCAGGACTGTAGTCATTTATCTTTCTTGACTATGTTTGTTTAGATGTCTTAAGCATTGTTGTAGGCATTACCCAACTCCATTCCATCCCGTAAATCTCATTGTCAATAAAGCCACAATAACCACATATTTAAGACTGCTTGATCCCTACAGAATACAGCTGTTTCTGTCCTCATTCTTCACAACTGCTTATTGCTTTCCAAGAAAAATATTCTTCTGTCATTACCATGAAACTTCAGTCTTCATCATTTCTTTGCTAGCTAATGactaatgaaaaaaaacaaagttagACTATAATGCTGAAATGAAACGTTCAGTAACTAATTCTGTTGTGGGTTTGTGATTTTTGTGAGCTGTGAAAAGAATTATAGGAGCCTAGGGCTTTTAGCCTTTAAAGTTTGGATGGTGTGATTTATAAGCATTTGTAAaaatttctctttccttcttccacatgcatgcaaacacgtgtatatactgtatttacacacattcacacgtgTGTATGCATTAAAAtggtacacacatacacacacacacacaaacacacaggctaATTAAAGAATGACAGGGGGAGTGCATTATAATGAATGTTGTTCAGTTTGGGGGAAACTCACCAGAGAACATTCTGAGCAGGCTGAAGGCTGAAAGGATGACAGGAAATccagtgtgtgttgttctcgCAGCACAGGCAGGTCATAAGTGTGGGCTGATCAGGCCAGAGTCCCAGCCAATTTGCTCTACTGTGCTGCTTAACAGTGCAATTTATTACCCAGAAATGATTCTGCAATTATTGTGCCAGAGAAGGCATATgttcatatttaatataatcACTTTATCTgactgaaaaagagaaaatctggaaagaaaaacattatgTCTAAAATGAAAGTTTGATTAAGAGTATGAAAGTGACAACATGACATGAGCATGATAAAAAACTGTTTATGCAGTAGTAGCATTCCACACAAAGTTTCCAGAAAAACAGGATGTTTTAGATCAGGAGTTcacaagctttttggacaaaCAAACCCAAATAGATATTTGTGAATTTTCTGTAACCTCAAGACTTGCCAATTTTGGCCTCTCCTTGTTCTTTACCATTGTGCTTGTCAATCTATATTCAAATAAAGGTttcatcatattttcttgacgtCTGTTCAACTAAATCAGAGTGATGTCATGGACAAAATAGAGTTAGATGTACTGAGAAACTTATAACTCCTACAGTAGTGCAGCATGTCAGAATAAAAGTCTTTCATCGGCTGTGAAAACTATGTGTGGTTTTAAATACAACTATTTTAAACAAGCTGGTTTTCTTTCCTACGCATTTAGACACACTTTGCTTTCATGGCTGATGAAACATTCTAATTCTCcgtaacaaaataacaaaaattattattattatttttatttattttttttatttttttatattcatatataagaGTGACAGATGATATGTTTCATCCTACAGTGTTGGAGTGTAAGAGGCCTGTGCCACCGGATCATGGCTCTGTAGACAGTTTGGATGTGAGGGTCGGAGGTCAGGCTCTGTTTGGCTGTGATCCAGGTTTCACGCTAAAAGGCTTCTACATGGCCACCTGTCTGCTAGATGGTTCATGGAGCACACCGATGCCAGTCTGTGGTAAGCAGCTAGCAGAGCAGAACACAAGGTCTAAGTAGTTAATGGTTGTAGAATTATAGCAGTACAGTATAACATTAtgtgcagtatacacagtaaaAATCTAGAGTATGTTTATTCTTTCTTAATttctctcatacacatgcaCTTTCATGTTTTTGATAATTAAGCTGTGTGTTTCTTGTCTCTTCAGTGCCCGAAAAGAACTGTGGCATCCCTCCTAAGCCAGCTCATGGAGACCATTTCCTGGTGTATGGTCCGAACGATGTGCTCATTGCGCTGCAGTATCTGTGCTATAGACCATACACACTGGTTGGAAATCCTCAACGAACCTGCCTGGGCAACAACACATGGAGTGGAACAGCACCCACCTGTGTCAAAGGTATAATTTCTTCACTGGCTTAAACTAATAGGGGTAAAATGGTCTAAAATGTTGTACATTTACAACATGGAAGGATTAAGTAAATGCTTTCTGAAGCTCATAACTTTTAATGTAAAGCAAGTGTTTTAAGAGAGCGCAACAAACACATGATGTTCATTTGTGAACTCGAAGCCTGAAACATTTTATCTTAGTTTTATTGTTCATTATGGGTTGTATTTAGAATTGGCTATGCAAAATCGGCAACTTAAGTCCAAAGGTTACATCAATATCACCTCAGGGAAAGAATTTCACATTCAGAGATCCTTAAGTTGATTTTCGGAGCTTGTTAAATGATCATTATTAATGTTAAAATTACCTGCATACAGTTCATGCCTCCCAGAAACAGAGAGTAGTTTGTTTTCTTTGCTCTCAATCATAATATTATGTAAGatgacacaatgacacaatttaaaaatgcattaaaaaaagacaaatatgatATAGGAACAAGCTAATGAAAGCAACCATTGAAATAAATCTGTATCAAGTACATATTGCCAATATACTGCTCCAAGAATAGTCCTAGttataacattaataacaaatcATGCAAAATCTGGTTTATTTGAACAATATAGTTTCCACCCTCTCCATTCACGTGAAAAATAGCATTTGATCCAGCACATCTCATTATTTTGATGATAGTTAATTGTGAGCAAAACTTTATGTTGACATACTAAATCAGGGTCATGAAATCATAGTGGATAAATGGTATATAATATGCATAATATTAGGCTATAAAAATTCCCttctttttaacatttacagCCTAACACATACATTTATGTGTGATGCAACATAGGTACACATCAGTGGGCCAACCTTAATACTGCTTCTCGTCTATCTAATATAAGGCTCTGAATAGGGCACAGGTCTGTAGTTACATGTGAATATCAGTGTGTGCAAGGTATTAAATCATCACTGCTTAACTGAACTCTAAATACAGCCAGATGTTAGTGATTTGTATCTTGCTTATGGGGCAAATTGATAAAGAAGTTAACCTCttctgaaatatatttaaatctgTTTCAGAGGGCGTCATGCCTGTACCAGATAAAGAAAAAGACATAATAAAAGGCACAGACAtcggaaaagaaaaacaaactgacTTCTTGGATAAGACTGgaatagagaaagagaagacTCCAGACAAAACAGTTAGTCTGGAAATACCGATAAGTGGGAAGGACAAGACTGGATTAGAAATAGACATTGGTAAAGGCCAAGAGGTGGAGAAAGGCATAGGGAAGGATCCAGGCAAAGACTTTGGAAAGGAAAAGCCTATAGTTGGAAGCAAAGACAAAATTAGTGACAAGGATCCTGAAGATAACATGAACACAGTCCGGAAAAAAGACTCAGACAATGGGAAAATTGTTCACTACTTGGACAAAGATGCAGATTTGGACAGTGTAGAAAAAGTTGAAATAGACTCAACTAATGATTTAGACACGAACATTGTAGATATTGTGCTTATTGATGACAAAACCACCGTCAAAGAGACCAGCATACCCAAAGCTCctgaaaaagataaagaaacagTGACCGAAATACCACTGTACACAATAGTTAGCCTGAAAAAAGATGAGAAAGATGAGAATGTCCCTTATAAAATAGACACTTCAAGTACAAGTAATACCACCGAGCCTGTAGATAGCAATGATATAGAGGAAAGCCTGCAGACATTGCTCCCTAAAGAAATCCCAAAGATTCAACCAAAAGCCCATGAAGATAACATCACAGAGAGAACCATTGTACCAACACAGAACCCTGATGTTGAGAGAGTTACGCCTGGGGAGACACGACAAGGTGTGGACCTTGAAAAAACGACAGGACCAGACTCAGAGAGTCCAATAAAAGAAAAGCCTAAGACAGATCTGGGTACAAGACCTGACACAGAGAGCCGACACACTGAGAAAGTGGAAAACCTCAGTATCATTGGTAATCTTCCGTATTCAAACACATCCAGGACATACAAACAACGTACAAAGTACATGGAATCTCCAATCATGTCCACTCTTTCTTTCAGAGGCTGAGGGCAGGAAGTGTCCACCACCTCCTAGGCTATACCATGGTTTCTATGAGTGGGTGCCTGGCGCAGATCCAGAGATGGTGGAGTTCTCCTGCAACCACTCGTTTGCTCTGAGTGGCAATGCTCGCAGAACCTGCCAGCCTAATGGCACCTGGAGCGACACACAGCCCATCTGTGTGCGGGGTATGAGCTGGCTCTGTGCCTTCCAGCCAGAAAGAAACCTGGCCCACTTAGATTTAAAGGAgataactgtctgtctgttgctgATGCAAATTAAAAGCTCTTTTTGTTGGACCCTATCAGTCAACTTAGATAGGATTATATAACATattcttgtgtttgtttgtgcagCCTGCCGGGAGCCCAAAGTGTCAGTACTGGTGAGCCAGAAAGTCCTGCCCCCACAAGTCCCATCTAGGTACTTATACTCAGACCTTCTCTGGCTCATGAAGACCTcacaggggaaaaaagaagataaaccgTGCTTTGTTATGCTCTGGGGGCATTTAGGGGGCATGCTAAGGATTGGGTTCAATTGTCTCCGTAttaggcttagtggttaagcaGTTTGCCTTGCACCTCCAGGTTTAGGGGTTCCATTTCTGTGCATTCTCCTGTGCTTTGTGGGctttccttccccagtccaaagacatgtgttgttgCTGACTGAC comes from Hemibagrus wyckioides isolate EC202008001 linkage group LG14, SWU_Hwy_1.0, whole genome shotgun sequence and encodes:
- the pamr1b gene encoding inactive serine protease PAMR1 isoform X1, which produces MPSAAMLQTQSQRQCCMLPHTSLLFILLLLLLLVFPGMAWPYDYRYLYNFCPGPEWNVMCRGCCEYDVIKCKCPLQGTQVGYAVPCCRNARHECDPCIIHPGCSIFENCKRCNNGTWGPRDDFFIKGQYCAECRPGWSGGDCLTCGGVIRKRQGHLVLESYPTNARCEWTLQVNQPFTIELRFMMLSLEFDHSCQYDYVEVRDGDSINSQVIGRFCGNERPPPIHSTGNSLHILFVSDGYKNFDGLFAIFQENSACTSSPCLHDGTCILDSSHSYHCACLAGYTGKRCEYVLECKRPVPPDHGSVDSLDVRVGGQALFGCDPGFTLKGFYMATCLLDGSWSTPMPVCVPEKNCGIPPKPAHGDHFLVYGPNDVLIALQYLCYRPYTLVGNPQRTCLGNNTWSGTAPTCVKEGVMPVPDKEKDIIKGTDIGKEKQTDFLDKTGIEKEKTPDKTVSLEIPISGKDKTGLEIDIGKGQEVEKGIGKDPGKDFGKEKPIVGSKDKISDKDPEDNMNTVRKKDSDNGKIVHYLDKDADLDSVEKVEIDSTNDLDTNIVDIVLIDDKTTVKETSIPKAPEKDKETVTEIPLYTIVSLKKDEKDENVPYKIDTSSTSNTTEPVDSNDIEESLQTLLPKEIPKIQPKAHEDNITERTIVPTQNPDVERVTPGETRQGVDLEKTTGPDSESPIKEKPKTDLGTRPDTESRHTEKVENLSIIEAEGRKCPPPPRLYHGFYEWVPGADPEMVEFSCNHSFALSGNARRTCQPNGTWSDTQPICVRACREPKVSVLVSQKVLPPQVPSRKTPVHKFYSVSGLTKLFSPVSPTKGPPTLPPLPQGFHHLYTHIEYGCTSAYYHHTGSTRRTCLKTGKWSGRHVSCSPVCGKLQNFEPQRPTDSHWPWLVAVYRRSSQGQGEKPGKESSLGKDAGLMYKEDDTSLENWQLVCSGALLNQRSLVVAAHCVTDLGKSYPLDVSKVRVTLGKHYRSDLRQTKGLQHLRVSSITVHPNYDPLVLDSDLAILKLLDKARISEHVLPICLPTTPNPEEEALPRQAIVTGWSLIPDASAGESERARVGTVMLGDVVHCEQQYTQYGLPISVSENMLCGRLGPGVSPSNICPAETGGVLIAPPTSPPDVASSPNPRQEWKLLGLVSFGYDSLDCNPELYTVYTHISNFLDFFESNMK
- the pamr1b gene encoding inactive serine protease PAMR1 isoform X2, translated to MPSAAMLQTQSQRQCCMLPHTSLLFILLLLLLLVFPGMAWPYDYRYLYNFCPGPEWNVMCRGCCEYDVIKCKCPLQGTQVGYAVPCCRNARHECDPCIIHPGCSIFENCKRCNNGTWGPRDDFFIKGQYCAECRPGWSGGDCLTCGGVIRKRQGHLVLESYPTNARCEWTLQVNQPFTIELRFMMLSLEFDHSCQYDYVEVRDGDSINSQVIGRFCGNERPPPIHSTGNSLHILFVSDGYKNFDGLFAIFQENSVLECKRPVPPDHGSVDSLDVRVGGQALFGCDPGFTLKGFYMATCLLDGSWSTPMPVCVPEKNCGIPPKPAHGDHFLVYGPNDVLIALQYLCYRPYTLVGNPQRTCLGNNTWSGTAPTCVKEGVMPVPDKEKDIIKGTDIGKEKQTDFLDKTGIEKEKTPDKTVSLEIPISGKDKTGLEIDIGKGQEVEKGIGKDPGKDFGKEKPIVGSKDKISDKDPEDNMNTVRKKDSDNGKIVHYLDKDADLDSVEKVEIDSTNDLDTNIVDIVLIDDKTTVKETSIPKAPEKDKETVTEIPLYTIVSLKKDEKDENVPYKIDTSSTSNTTEPVDSNDIEESLQTLLPKEIPKIQPKAHEDNITERTIVPTQNPDVERVTPGETRQGVDLEKTTGPDSESPIKEKPKTDLGTRPDTESRHTEKVENLSIIEAEGRKCPPPPRLYHGFYEWVPGADPEMVEFSCNHSFALSGNARRTCQPNGTWSDTQPICVRACREPKVSVLVSQKVLPPQVPSRKTPVHKFYSVSGLTKLFSPVSPTKGPPTLPPLPQGFHHLYTHIEYGCTSAYYHHTGSTRRTCLKTGKWSGRHVSCSPVCGKLQNFEPQRPTDSHWPWLVAVYRRSSQGQGEKPGKESSLGKDAGLMYKEDDTSLENWQLVCSGALLNQRSLVVAAHCVTDLGKSYPLDVSKVRVTLGKHYRSDLRQTKGLQHLRVSSITVHPNYDPLVLDSDLAILKLLDKARISEHVLPICLPTTPNPEEEALPRQAIVTGWSLIPDASAGESERARVGTVMLGDVVHCEQQYTQYGLPISVSENMLCGRLGPGVSPSNICPAETGGVLIAPPTSPPDVASSPNPRQEWKLLGLVSFGYDSLDCNPELYTVYTHISNFLDFFESNMK